In Thermococcus camini, a genomic segment contains:
- the purS gene encoding phosphoribosylformylglycinamidine synthase subunit PurS gives MKWRVTVIVRLREGLNDPEGRVIGNALRNLGYAVENLRVPKYFEFELESEEPEQEVEEMCRKLLANPLIHSWEYSIEPVS, from the coding sequence ATGAAGTGGAGGGTTACCGTCATCGTTCGCCTCAGGGAGGGCCTCAACGACCCGGAAGGGAGGGTCATAGGAAACGCCCTCAGGAACCTCGGCTACGCGGTTGAAAACCTGCGAGTTCCCAAGTACTTTGAGTTTGAGCTGGAGAGCGAAGAGCCAGAGCAAGAGGTCGAGGAGATGTGCAGAAAGCTCCTCGCTAACCCGCTCATTCACAGCTGGGAGTACAGCATCGAGCCGGTGAGCTGA
- the purQ gene encoding phosphoribosylformylglycinamidine synthase I, translated as MVRFAVVVFPGTNCDFETERAIRKAGAEAERVWYKTSLKDFDGVVLPGGFSYADYLRAGAIAARQEIMEEVKEFAREGRPVLGICNGFQILTEAGLLPGALRPNKNPRFLCKWVHLRVEDTQTPFTSLYEPGEVIRMPIAHAEGNYYVDDPSKVRIVFQYSDERGNITEEANPNGSLANIAAITNERGNVLGTMPHPERASDRFLGSEDGLKLFRSMVEWARR; from the coding sequence ATGGTTCGCTTTGCTGTGGTGGTGTTTCCGGGAACCAACTGCGACTTCGAGACCGAGAGGGCCATAAGAAAGGCCGGTGCCGAGGCCGAGCGCGTCTGGTATAAAACAAGCCTCAAGGATTTCGACGGCGTGGTTTTGCCTGGCGGCTTCAGCTACGCTGACTACCTAAGGGCTGGAGCGATAGCGGCGAGACAGGAGATAATGGAAGAGGTTAAGGAGTTCGCCCGCGAGGGGAGACCCGTTCTCGGGATATGCAACGGCTTTCAAATCCTCACCGAGGCAGGTCTCCTTCCGGGAGCACTGAGGCCGAACAAAAATCCAAGGTTCCTCTGCAAATGGGTTCATCTCCGCGTTGAGGACACCCAAACGCCGTTCACTTCCCTCTACGAGCCCGGCGAGGTTATCAGGATGCCGATAGCCCACGCGGAGGGCAACTACTACGTAGACGACCCCTCGAAGGTCAGAATTGTCTTCCAGTACAGCGACGAGAGAGGAAATATCACAGAAGAAGCAAACCCCAACGGCTCTTTGGCAAACATAGCAGCTATAACTAACGAGAGGGGCAACGTCCTCGGAACAATGCCCCACCCTGAGAGAGCCAGCGACCGCTTTTTGGGCAGTGAGGACGGATTAAAGCTCTTCAGGAGCATGGTGGAGTGGGCGAGGAGATAG
- the purL gene encoding phosphoribosylformylglycinamidine synthase subunit PurL: MFPHEEKLIRERLNREPNEIEKAMLEVMWSEHASYKSSRPWLKLLPTENEHVILGPGEDAGIVKFDDETWVVVGIESHNHPSAVEPYGGAATGVGGIVRDILCMGARPIALLDPIRFGPLEKERNRYLFEYVVKGIADYGNRIGVPTVGGETEFDGSLDNYTLVNVACVGIMRPEHLVHSFVGEPGLKLILVGNRTGRDGIHGVTFASEELGENAEEEDRSAVQIPDPFVEKLLIEATLEAVYTGKVKALKDLGGGGLTCAASEMAGKKGFGAIIHADRVPLREPGMRVTEVMISESQERMLFAVKPEDVEAIGRIFDKYELEWTVIGETIEEPRFVVYWKGEKVADLPSELLADVPTVEWEMKPYSAEKPVEIPNVPFEKAFDLVWGSENILSKRWVWEQYDHEVQGRTLLKPGRDSAVLKLNDEYGLAFVSDGNPDHSYLNPYHGAMGTVAEVVRNLVSVGAEPLALVDNLNFASPERPEVYWSFIETVRGLADAAKAFGLAYVSGNVSFYNEIAGRPIKPTPVVAGLGKVKLEEIPEMGLSGGLLIGIVGLTRPELGGSELYRVLGVEGGFAPRVDLEVERANAEGILRAIRNGLVKAVHDVGRGGIAVALGEMAVAGEASFTADLARVPAGTSNPIEVAFSESHGRYIVAFPEGSLDALKAIFKHFAVIGRAGGNEVTFLWNGKELLKKSLSELKAVHESLPKLMGEEE; the protein is encoded by the coding sequence ATGTTCCCCCACGAGGAGAAGCTCATCCGCGAGCGCTTGAATAGAGAGCCGAATGAAATAGAAAAGGCGATGCTCGAAGTTATGTGGAGCGAGCACGCCTCCTACAAGTCGAGCAGGCCCTGGCTTAAGCTCCTTCCGACCGAGAACGAGCACGTGATTTTGGGCCCCGGCGAGGACGCCGGGATAGTGAAGTTCGACGACGAAACGTGGGTGGTCGTTGGAATCGAGAGCCACAACCACCCCTCGGCTGTGGAACCCTACGGTGGAGCGGCAACTGGAGTAGGTGGAATCGTCAGGGACATACTCTGCATGGGGGCAAGGCCGATAGCGCTCCTCGACCCGATACGCTTTGGGCCCCTTGAGAAGGAGAGAAACAGATACCTCTTCGAGTACGTGGTGAAGGGAATAGCCGACTACGGCAACAGGATAGGGGTTCCGACCGTCGGCGGGGAAACCGAGTTCGATGGGAGCTTGGATAACTACACGCTCGTTAACGTCGCCTGCGTTGGGATTATGAGACCCGAGCACCTCGTCCACAGCTTTGTCGGTGAACCGGGTCTTAAGTTAATCCTCGTTGGAAACAGAACCGGAAGGGACGGAATTCACGGAGTTACATTCGCGAGCGAGGAACTCGGAGAGAACGCGGAGGAGGAAGACCGCTCCGCCGTCCAGATTCCCGACCCCTTTGTGGAGAAGCTGTTGATTGAGGCAACCCTTGAGGCTGTTTACACAGGTAAAGTGAAGGCCCTAAAAGACCTCGGCGGTGGCGGTTTAACCTGCGCCGCCTCCGAGATGGCCGGCAAGAAGGGCTTTGGGGCAATAATCCATGCCGACAGAGTCCCGCTCCGCGAGCCGGGGATGAGAGTCACCGAGGTCATGATTTCCGAGAGCCAGGAGCGGATGCTCTTCGCGGTAAAACCGGAGGACGTGGAAGCAATCGGCAGAATCTTCGACAAGTACGAGCTTGAGTGGACTGTAATCGGCGAGACGATTGAAGAGCCCCGCTTTGTGGTTTACTGGAAGGGCGAGAAGGTCGCCGACCTGCCGAGTGAGCTTTTAGCTGACGTTCCGACTGTAGAGTGGGAGATGAAACCCTACAGCGCCGAGAAGCCGGTTGAAATCCCCAATGTTCCCTTCGAGAAGGCCTTCGACCTCGTCTGGGGCAGTGAAAACATACTCAGCAAGCGCTGGGTCTGGGAGCAGTACGACCACGAAGTTCAGGGGAGAACCCTTCTCAAGCCCGGGAGAGATTCAGCAGTTCTCAAGCTCAACGATGAATACGGTTTGGCGTTTGTATCGGACGGAAACCCTGATCACAGCTACCTGAACCCCTACCACGGTGCTATGGGAACGGTTGCAGAAGTTGTAAGGAACCTCGTCAGCGTTGGAGCCGAACCATTGGCTCTGGTGGATAACCTCAACTTCGCCTCCCCGGAGAGGCCTGAAGTATACTGGAGCTTCATCGAAACAGTCAGGGGGTTGGCAGACGCCGCTAAGGCCTTTGGCCTGGCCTACGTGAGCGGCAACGTGAGCTTCTACAACGAAATCGCTGGAAGGCCGATAAAGCCGACCCCCGTCGTTGCCGGTCTCGGAAAGGTAAAGCTTGAGGAAATCCCTGAGATGGGACTGAGCGGCGGACTGCTCATAGGCATCGTTGGCCTCACAAGGCCCGAACTCGGCGGCTCAGAGCTCTACAGGGTTCTTGGGGTTGAGGGCGGCTTTGCACCCCGTGTAGACCTTGAGGTCGAGAGGGCCAACGCCGAGGGGATTCTGAGGGCCATACGGAATGGTCTCGTCAAGGCTGTTCACGATGTTGGCAGGGGCGGAATAGCCGTTGCCCTGGGGGAGATGGCCGTAGCCGGGGAGGCGAGCTTCACCGCCGACCTCGCGAGGGTCCCTGCCGGGACCTCGAATCCAATAGAGGTTGCCTTCAGCGAAAGCCACGGGCGCTACATCGTTGCCTTCCCCGAGGGGAGCCTCGATGCACTTAAAGCCATCTTCAAACACTTTGCAGTCATTGGAAGGGCCGGCGGAAACGAGGTAACCTTCCTCTGGAACGGGAAGGAGCTTCTCAAGAAGTCTTTGTCGGAGCTTAAAGCGGTTCATGAGTCCCTGCCCAAGCTGATGGGTGAGGAGGAATGA
- a CDS encoding formate--phosphoribosylaminoimidazolecarboxamide ligase, giving the protein MRIATYASHSALQILKGAKDEGFETVAFGKARVRPLYTKYFPVADRFIEGTYPEERLLELNAIVIPTGSFVAHLGIELVEKMRVPYYGNKEVLRWESDRSLERKWLEKAKLRLPRVYEDPDDIDGPVIVKPHGAKGGKGYFLAKSSEDFWRKAERLDIRDKEDLAGIQIQEYVLGVPVYPHYFYSKLNRELELMSIDRRYESNADAIGRIPAREQLEMELNTNYTVIGNIPLVLRESLLMDIIDAGERVVEAAEKLMGGLWGPFCLEGVFTEELEFVVFEISARIVAGTNPFVHGSPYSWLRYDYPVSTGRRIAMELRQAIEVGRLDEILT; this is encoded by the coding sequence ATGAGAATAGCGACCTACGCTTCACACTCGGCCCTTCAGATTTTGAAGGGGGCCAAGGACGAGGGCTTCGAGACGGTGGCCTTCGGAAAAGCCCGGGTCAGACCGCTCTACACGAAGTACTTCCCGGTGGCTGACCGTTTCATTGAGGGAACTTATCCGGAGGAGAGGCTGCTTGAGCTGAACGCCATCGTCATTCCTACTGGCTCCTTCGTCGCCCACCTCGGAATCGAGCTGGTCGAGAAGATGCGCGTCCCATACTACGGAAACAAAGAAGTCCTCAGGTGGGAGAGCGACCGCTCGCTGGAACGGAAGTGGCTCGAGAAGGCGAAGCTTCGCCTTCCGAGGGTTTACGAGGATCCAGACGACATAGACGGGCCGGTCATAGTCAAGCCCCACGGGGCGAAGGGGGGAAAGGGCTACTTTTTAGCTAAGAGCTCCGAGGACTTCTGGAGAAAGGCAGAAAGACTGGACATCAGGGACAAGGAGGACCTGGCAGGGATTCAGATTCAGGAGTATGTCCTCGGCGTTCCTGTTTATCCCCACTATTTCTACTCGAAGCTCAACCGCGAGCTGGAGCTGATGAGCATTGACAGAAGGTACGAGTCCAACGCCGACGCGATAGGAAGGATTCCTGCCAGGGAACAGCTTGAGATGGAGTTGAACACCAACTACACGGTGATAGGCAACATCCCGCTCGTCCTGAGGGAGAGCCTGCTGATGGACATCATCGATGCTGGTGAAAGGGTTGTGGAAGCGGCGGAGAAGCTCATGGGCGGTCTATGGGGCCCCTTCTGTCTTGAAGGGGTCTTCACCGAGGAGCTTGAGTTCGTCGTCTTCGAGATTTCCGCCAGGATAGTCGCTGGAACAAACCCCTTCGTCCACGGCTCTCCCTACAGCTGGCTCCGCTACGACTACCCGGTCAGCACCGGGAGGAGAATAGCGATGGAGCTTAGGCAGGCCATCGAGGTAGGGAGGCTCGACGAAATTTTGACGTGA
- the guaA gene encoding glutamine-hydrolyzing GMP synthase: MWERFIEEKVEEIRETVGDSRAIIALSGGVDSSTAAILAHKAIGDKLHAVFVNTGFMRKGEPKFVVKTFRDEFGLNLHYVDAGERFFSELKGVTDPEEKRKIIGRVFIEVFEEIAREINADSLIQGTIAPDWIESKGKIKSHHNVGGLPERLNLKLIEPLRDLYKDEVRELAKELGLPDKIYSRMPFPGPGLAVRVLGEVTPKRIAIVREANAIVEEEIEKAGLKPWQAFAVLLGVKTVGVQGDIRAYKETIAVRVVESLDGMTANAMNVPFEVLQRIAFRITSEIPEVGRVLYDVTNKPPATIEFE, encoded by the coding sequence ATGTGGGAGAGGTTCATCGAGGAGAAGGTTGAGGAGATTAGGGAAACGGTCGGCGATAGTAGGGCAATAATAGCGCTCAGCGGTGGCGTTGACAGCTCGACGGCTGCAATACTCGCCCACAAAGCGATAGGCGATAAGCTCCACGCGGTTTTCGTGAACACAGGCTTCATGAGGAAGGGCGAACCTAAATTTGTTGTCAAAACATTCCGAGACGAGTTCGGCCTTAACCTGCACTACGTCGATGCCGGTGAGAGGTTCTTCAGTGAGCTTAAGGGCGTCACCGATCCCGAGGAGAAGAGGAAGATAATCGGCAGGGTCTTCATCGAGGTGTTTGAGGAAATCGCGAGGGAAATTAACGCTGATTCCCTAATCCAGGGAACGATAGCCCCGGACTGGATCGAGAGCAAGGGCAAAATCAAGAGCCACCACAACGTTGGAGGACTGCCCGAGAGACTCAACCTCAAGCTCATCGAGCCCCTCAGAGACCTCTACAAGGACGAGGTAAGGGAATTAGCCAAAGAACTCGGTTTACCTGATAAGATATACAGCAGAATGCCCTTCCCAGGGCCCGGTTTGGCAGTTAGGGTTCTCGGTGAGGTGACACCCAAGAGGATAGCGATAGTCAGGGAGGCGAACGCGATAGTCGAGGAGGAAATCGAGAAGGCCGGACTTAAGCCGTGGCAGGCCTTCGCCGTCCTGCTCGGGGTTAAGACCGTTGGTGTCCAGGGCGACATAAGGGCCTACAAGGAAACAATAGCAGTTCGCGTCGTTGAGAGCCTCGACGGAATGACCGCCAATGCCATGAACGTCCCCTTCGAGGTCCTCCAGAGGATAGCCTTCAGGATAACGAGTGAGATACCCGAGGTCGGAAGGGTGCTTTACGACGTCACCAACAAACCGCCGGCGACGATAGAGTTCGAGTGA
- a CDS encoding antitoxin family protein: MGEIIEVIYENGVLRPLKPLKLKEGQRLRVRVYSDDFLKLAREMRREVTPEKFREDPTDYLLRLREEET, translated from the coding sequence ATGGGAGAAATTATCGAAGTGATTTACGAAAACGGCGTGCTGAGACCCCTCAAGCCCCTCAAGCTGAAGGAGGGCCAGAGGCTCAGGGTGAGGGTTTACAGCGATGACTTCCTCAAACTGGCAAGGGAGATGAGACGGGAAGTAACACCTGAGAAGTTCAGGGAGGATCCAACAGACTACCTGCTCCGCCTGCGGGAGGAGGAAACATGA
- a CDS encoding type II toxin-antitoxin system VapC family toxin, whose protein sequence is MRVVIDTSVVFHLFSDFYPKRTEIAERVIENAQLGVIELYAPRLGGVEFTAVLSRYFDRKSVERALGHYSEIVIWVPEELIMEDLKEVAFQTHHKASDIYFIATARYLDAVLITNDRKMSDLAKSLGLRAFYLVEEYGEFFKLLEVDE, encoded by the coding sequence ATGAGGGTTGTCATTGACACTTCAGTTGTTTTCCACTTGTTCTCGGATTTTTACCCCAAGCGAACTGAAATTGCCGAAAGGGTTATCGAGAACGCCCAGCTTGGGGTGATTGAACTCTATGCTCCAAGGCTCGGCGGGGTTGAGTTCACGGCCGTTCTGTCCAGGTATTTTGACCGAAAATCCGTTGAGAGGGCTTTAGGCCACTACTCGGAAATTGTTATCTGGGTCCCCGAGGAGCTGATAATGGAGGATTTAAAGGAGGTGGCCTTTCAGACGCATCACAAGGCGTCTGACATATACTTCATCGCAACTGCCCGTTACCTTGATGCGGTTTTGATAACCAACGATAGAAAGATGTCTGACCTGGCCAAGTCCCTCGGTCTGAGGGCCTTCTATCTGGTTGAGGAGTATGGTGAGTTCTTCAAACTCCTGGAGGTGGATGAATGA
- a CDS encoding GMP synthase subunit A — MIVIMDNGGQYVHRIWRTLKYLGVEAKIIPNTTPLEDIKAMRPKGIIFSGGPDIEKTGNCSAILEHYDEFNVPILGICLGHQLIARHFGGKVGRGEKAEYSLVEVEILEENDIFRGLPKRLKVWESHMDEVKELPPNFKLLARSETCPVEAMKHESLPIYGVQFHPEVAHTERGADIYRNFARLCGEF; from the coding sequence ATGATAGTTATAATGGACAACGGGGGTCAATACGTCCACAGGATTTGGAGGACTTTAAAATACCTCGGCGTTGAGGCCAAGATAATCCCCAACACGACGCCGCTTGAGGATATAAAGGCGATGAGGCCGAAGGGCATCATCTTCTCTGGCGGTCCGGACATCGAGAAGACCGGCAACTGCTCCGCTATCTTGGAGCACTACGACGAGTTCAACGTTCCAATCCTTGGCATCTGCCTCGGTCACCAGCTCATAGCGAGGCACTTCGGCGGAAAGGTCGGAAGGGGCGAAAAGGCCGAGTACAGCCTCGTTGAGGTGGAGATACTGGAGGAAAACGACATCTTCCGCGGGCTTCCGAAGAGGCTCAAGGTCTGGGAGAGTCACATGGACGAGGTGAAGGAGTTGCCACCTAACTTTAAGCTCCTCGCGAGGAGTGAGACCTGCCCGGTCGAGGCCATGAAACACGAGAGCCTGCCGATATACGGCGTTCAGTTCCATCCAGAGGTCGCTCACACGGAGAGGGGGGCGGATATATACCGCAACTTCGCAAGGCTCTGCGGAGAGTTCTAG
- a CDS encoding TonB-dependent receptor, which translates to MGHTVYYVTRIDRWEEFRGFLGKICEGLGFRLVGGDDYVLILPECYGVEPLKIKKNGEGFVKTNLIEPCHSIYLLVLHSASSFGSVEVWED; encoded by the coding sequence TTGGGGCACACGGTCTACTACGTCACCAGGATTGATAGGTGGGAGGAGTTCAGGGGGTTCCTGGGGAAGATCTGCGAAGGGCTTGGCTTCCGTCTTGTTGGGGGAGATGACTACGTTCTAATCCTTCCTGAATGCTACGGTGTCGAGCCCCTGAAGATAAAGAAGAACGGCGAGGGATTTGTCAAGACGAACCTCATTGAGCCCTGTCACTCGATATATCTACTCGTGCTTCACTCGGCTTCTTCCTTTGGTTCGGTTGAGGTCTGGGAGGACTGA
- a CDS encoding DUF2101 family protein, translating to MGLEDFLYRIGESVYSAGAKVRGFLFPTSGERPPNFSLMKRLTKKPLTVHEFLSLRLQVAFLLYLFANLAMLLLRLSPIWIAAVGAAYVVYLRYTLLKNRDFFIDPQPYRTFYYGISAVTLAAFLGYTLVRRVATSVYYYYGYLLVVFAAVMAFRWYFKERYGRDYTYGVVEEIKGDVVRVFVHDDIAANVKPGHYWVDAVEDLEVGRVVKLVVEDRKLKGAVPVRIIEVYLTDQSSQTSTEPKEEAE from the coding sequence ATGGGGCTGGAAGATTTCCTCTACCGTATTGGTGAATCGGTGTACTCAGCCGGTGCCAAGGTCAGGGGGTTTCTTTTTCCCACTTCCGGGGAAAGACCACCGAACTTCAGTCTGATGAAGAGGCTCACCAAAAAACCGCTAACCGTTCACGAGTTCCTAAGCTTAAGGCTCCAGGTGGCGTTTCTCCTTTACCTCTTTGCCAATCTGGCAATGCTACTCCTTCGGCTGAGCCCAATATGGATAGCGGCCGTTGGAGCGGCCTACGTCGTATACCTCCGGTATACCCTCCTGAAAAACAGGGACTTCTTCATAGACCCCCAACCGTACAGAACATTCTACTACGGAATCTCGGCCGTAACCCTGGCCGCGTTCCTTGGCTACACCCTCGTGAGAAGGGTCGCTACCTCGGTTTACTACTACTATGGCTACCTCCTGGTGGTCTTCGCGGCGGTGATGGCGTTCCGCTGGTACTTCAAGGAGAGATACGGGAGGGACTACACTTACGGCGTTGTTGAGGAGATCAAGGGCGACGTCGTCAGGGTCTTTGTGCACGACGATATAGCGGCGAACGTCAAGCCCGGCCACTACTGGGTCGATGCCGTTGAAGACCTCGAAGTAGGCAGGGTAGTGAAGCTCGTGGTGGAAGACAGAAAGCTCAAGGGAGCGGTTCCGGTAAGGATAATAGAGGTCTACCTCACGGATCAGTCCTCCCAGACCTCAACCGAACCAAAGGAAGAAGCCGAGTGA
- a CDS encoding DUF2341 domain-containing protein, whose amino-acid sequence MRRRAYIINSTVILLIIPLILLLATYEDVSSQIVFYQSERMQVERTYRVVSYIEMDFQRTLEISGKRAVVTVVDYIASTGNFLSASSSPANITIRDLMLVEEAQGVSQQYADKLMKDQTVFRWLLNISSELDKQGYTLEVDDTAISDVAGMSRESRKEFLRKNVDITVAPLDSFRIVVKARINNVKIYDSANNVVYQGTIPRDGYVYSIVSIEELEDPMFSALTGGRYFRSIRPCNYTYPELIDRPIKVLYGDGASNVYHYPGVYSKTTDLGNIFFGNVYPGDGASAYVIKSGTPTDPSTPMIVNTSLTEGGDLADPSRVFKTGDLGVLAFDETSGSGSTNWCSGLEYRLNITVTNNAGEDLDDYQIPILLSTAKGFSPQLLRAIFRNTQASGEDPYTTNASIRIYDSNCNPVPFWIEYWDVQNRKALIWIRTSIPRRGSTKLQLYFGNSAEPVKGNGEDVFIFFEDFNRDTIDSTKWTNTSVAGDNGHNTGPGTWTVENGILKSDTSNKAYGLVSIRTFAAPIIIEARMRNNPRDLDNDVIGVLFAFQKWDEFYGALIDYGDTGWGASTSLVADSLDWQERFNDDTARTTPKNGNWHIVKVEFYRPGYARYYLDNTLISDKHDAQSSYSQGAVGLVSGYMGGGAHFDWIFVRKYPSIDPDISYATIEQYSQSQTTVKTVPARAYDLQPFVECLMDQRYFGTYSGWSFFERLENSNRNHEGYVRLAKRMQDEMGIKYGNEYYPIGLVSFTIPHRVYDEKLFNIFVSLQIAPEEGVSSADYNFLNHYFKSRDVISSTGYRVWGISYEDPNNPNPNLHNPREVPFFMDYGTAVAIFGAEGANDLLKR is encoded by the coding sequence ATGAGAAGGAGAGCCTACATCATAAACTCCACGGTCATACTCCTAATCATACCCCTCATACTCCTCCTGGCTACTTATGAGGACGTATCCTCCCAAATAGTCTTCTATCAGAGCGAGAGGATGCAGGTCGAGAGGACGTACAGGGTAGTATCATACATCGAGATGGACTTCCAGAGAACCCTGGAGATATCCGGGAAGAGGGCGGTGGTAACAGTAGTCGATTACATAGCAAGCACCGGGAACTTCCTGAGCGCCTCCAGCAGCCCTGCCAACATCACCATACGGGACCTGATGCTGGTCGAAGAGGCACAGGGTGTGAGTCAGCAGTACGCGGACAAGCTGATGAAGGATCAGACAGTATTTAGATGGCTGCTCAATATCTCCTCCGAACTTGACAAGCAGGGATACACACTGGAGGTAGACGATACCGCCATTTCAGACGTGGCCGGCATGAGCCGCGAGAGTAGAAAAGAATTCCTTCGAAAGAACGTTGATATAACCGTCGCCCCCCTGGACTCGTTCAGGATAGTTGTGAAGGCCAGAATAAACAACGTCAAGATATATGACTCGGCGAATAACGTCGTTTATCAGGGCACGATTCCGAGGGACGGTTACGTGTACTCTATCGTGTCGATAGAGGAACTGGAGGACCCAATGTTCTCGGCCTTAACCGGTGGGAGGTACTTCAGATCCATAAGGCCGTGCAACTACACATATCCCGAGCTAATAGACAGACCTATAAAAGTTCTCTACGGAGATGGGGCCAGCAACGTGTACCATTACCCAGGTGTCTATTCCAAGACCACCGATCTCGGGAACATCTTCTTCGGAAACGTATACCCCGGCGATGGTGCCTCAGCATATGTCATAAAGAGCGGAACGCCCACGGATCCATCCACCCCGATGATAGTGAACACAAGCCTGACCGAAGGAGGAGATCTGGCCGATCCTTCCAGAGTCTTTAAAACCGGAGATTTGGGAGTCCTAGCATTCGATGAAACGTCGGGTAGCGGCTCAACCAACTGGTGCTCCGGCCTTGAGTACAGGCTAAACATAACCGTGACCAACAACGCGGGTGAAGACCTTGACGACTACCAGATACCGATACTGCTGAGCACCGCCAAAGGATTCTCACCCCAGTTGCTAAGAGCCATCTTCAGAAATACCCAGGCCTCAGGGGAAGACCCATACACCACAAATGCATCCATAAGGATATATGATTCAAACTGCAACCCAGTTCCATTCTGGATAGAATATTGGGATGTTCAAAATAGAAAAGCGCTAATCTGGATACGCACTTCAATACCCCGGAGAGGCTCCACTAAGTTACAGCTGTACTTTGGGAATAGCGCAGAACCAGTAAAAGGAAATGGAGAGGACGTTTTCATATTTTTTGAAGATTTTAACAGGGATACTATAGATTCCACTAAATGGACAAACACTTCCGTTGCTGGGGATAACGGGCATAATACAGGCCCGGGCACATGGACAGTAGAAAACGGGATCCTAAAGTCAGATACCTCCAACAAAGCATATGGGTTGGTCTCAATCCGAACATTCGCAGCCCCTATAATTATAGAGGCCAGAATGAGAAACAATCCCCGCGACCTCGATAACGATGTAATTGGGGTTCTATTCGCATTCCAGAAGTGGGATGAATTTTATGGGGCACTCATTGACTATGGAGACACGGGGTGGGGGGCATCAACTTCACTAGTTGCGGATTCGCTAGATTGGCAAGAGAGATTCAACGATGATACCGCCAGAACGACGCCTAAAAACGGAAACTGGCACATAGTAAAGGTCGAATTCTATCGGCCAGGATATGCCCGGTATTACTTGGACAACACACTTATAAGCGACAAACATGATGCACAAAGCTCATACAGCCAAGGAGCCGTTGGATTAGTCAGCGGTTACATGGGTGGCGGTGCGCACTTTGACTGGATCTTCGTTCGCAAATATCCATCTATAGATCCGGATATTTCATATGCCACAATAGAACAGTACTCCCAATCCCAAACTACAGTAAAGACCGTCCCGGCTAGGGCCTACGACCTCCAGCCCTTCGTGGAGTGCCTCATGGATCAGAGATACTTTGGAACTTACTCCGGATGGTCCTTCTTCGAGAGGCTGGAGAACAGCAATCGCAACCACGAAGGCTACGTACGGCTCGCGAAGAGGATGCAGGATGAGATGGGAATAAAGTATGGCAACGAGTACTACCCGATAGGCCTCGTCAGCTTCACGATACCCCACAGGGTCTACGACGAGAAGCTGTTCAATATATTCGTCAGTCTCCAAATCGCCCCGGAAGAGGGAGTGTCCAGTGCTGACTACAATTTCCTGAACCACTACTTCAAGTCGAGGGACGTTATCTCCAGTACGGGCTATCGTGTGTGGGGAATCTCCTACGAAGACCCGAACAATCCGAATCCCAATCTGCACAACCCGAGAGAGGTCCCGTTCTTCATGGACTATGGGACGGCCGTTGCCATCTTCGGAGCTGAAGGGGCAAACGACCTGCTGAAGAGGTGA